A single region of the Elizabethkingia sp. JS20170427COW genome encodes:
- a CDS encoding DUF2269 family protein, translating into MSLYSCVVLIHVFSAILGMGPGFVMIYIVKQARNMEELRHAYLIRNKLHIFVMIGGTLLLLSGITMGTLNPYWWKQGWYVTSLALFLIALSFGPLVLAPKSKPIKQFLSEYQESEIPEEYYRKANQLFFYERLENVIFLIIIALMILKPF; encoded by the coding sequence ATGAGCTTATATAGTTGTGTTGTACTGATTCATGTTTTTTCAGCAATCTTAGGGATGGGGCCTGGGTTTGTGATGATTTATATTGTGAAGCAAGCCCGAAATATGGAAGAGCTAAGACATGCATATCTTATCAGAAACAAGCTTCATATTTTTGTGATGATAGGAGGAACTTTACTATTGCTCTCAGGGATTACTATGGGGACTTTAAATCCGTATTGGTGGAAGCAAGGATGGTATGTGACCAGCTTAGCTTTGTTTTTAATAGCCCTTAGTTTTGGTCCCTTGGTGTTGGCTCCCAAATCCAAGCCTATCAAGCAATTTCTATCCGAATATCAAGAGTCGGAAATCCCTGAAGAATACTACAGAAAAGCCAATCAATTATTTTTTTATGAACGTTTAGAAAATGTAATATTCTTAATCATTATTGCCTTGATGATTTTAAAGCCTTTTTAG